The Felis catus isolate Fca126 chromosome C2, F.catus_Fca126_mat1.0, whole genome shotgun sequence genomic sequence TCTAAGTTATCTTGTTCTTATTTCATGAATACAGTATCTTCACTTATTCTGAAGAATTATGGAGTCTTTAAAATGTTCTGTGCATATAATATCTGTTTTCATTGAGTTCCTCTATTTGCTTACttgttttggtctttctttcaTGGCGGCACTTTTTTCTCTGATGTCTATGATCTTTATTTGTATATTCCTACTTATGAGTGAGATGCTGAAAACTGACTACAAGTTCTGTGTACCAGctggcttattttttttcagaacctATAGACTTAGTTTGTTTCTTCAAAGAATCATCTTCCAATCTCCTGCCTGGAGGAGGGAAGGCGGTAGAAGCTTGGCTGCCAGAGTCCTGGAGTTAGCTGGAAAAGGCAACTGCTGAACCCCACTGATAATCATAATCTTTTCTATTCCTCTGGTTGTCCAAACAGACCCTCATCACATGCCCACCTCTGTGCCCGTATCCTCATGTCTAGGGCCTCTCTGGTTCAGTGTCTCAAGGGaacaaaactttttctttctttcttttttttaaagagagaccatgtgaacaggggagagggacagagggagagagagatagaatcccaagcaggcttcacattgttagtgtggagcccaagacCCTGGGCTCGATCCTGAGAcactgggatcttgacctgagccaaaatcaagagtgagatgcccaacagactgagccaccctggtgccccacaaGGGTACATACTTATTGCCCTTGGTGGAGACAAAGAAGTGGTGACCTAGCTGTAAGACTAGAGAGTAAAGACAACTTGAAGGCCTAACTGAAGCTTACATAAAGATTTTCAACCAAACTCGCATTTTTAGGCTCCCACCTGGACCTCACCTTCCCTGATATCAGGTTCCTCCAATTTCTGATTGTTTCTGAAACTGCATGGGTGCTTAGGTCTGACCCACACTCACTCTTCTGGATGACTGCTGTTCCTTTGCTTTCTGTATTCATGTATTATGACTTGGGAGTATAAATACATCCTAGTTTTATTGAAAATAGTgacagcttttgttttttggcctCTTTGCTTTTGGAGTGATgttgagagaaggggagaagaaatgTCTCCATGCCACCATTTAAATCCCCAAGTCTCTGCCTTGGTTTTTACCATAACTGTGATTATGGTTTTGGTTTCCTGTATCCTCCAAATTTTCTGCGATGCACATGTATTACtttaataacacacacacacacacacacacacacacacaaaagttatCTGAAGTCAAGAAAGCCCAAGAAGGCCTAGAGCACCCAACCCTGTATTTCATCCCCTCTTTTGCTGAGCCAGCTGGACCTAAGAAGTCCCCTTGTCTTTCACACTTCAACTTCCTGACACCATGCAGCCATCCATGTGGCCTCAAGTACCTGCCAGCCTCTCAGGAGTACCACAGCCTCTCAGGAGTACAttcttggcttcctcatctgtggacCAGGGCTGGCTATGGAGCAGCCTTTGCCAATCATTCAAGCGAATTTGCATACAGTGTGGGTCCCTTAATGCATTCTGAATGGTCATGCCTCCAGAGCCACAACAGTTTGTATAAAAAGagaattcagtgtgtgtgtgtgtggtgctttGCTACAGCATCTGCAGCTTTTTGTTCCCACTGATGCCATTCCAGTCAATACGGGGTGAGCGTTAGCTGGGTGTTTCTCCATTACCACTTCCTACAGACCTGTCCAGTCCCTCCACTTGGACATATGAGTGGCCCTTGTGAAGCAGGAACCTTGGACCCTTGAACACTCTTGATCTTCACTGCCTGAACCAGGTCCAAGAGAATCAGAGACCCCAAGATCTACCACACCCCACAGGCTCCCACAGGCTCTGGACTCATGATGTTAACAGGAACCCAATAAGAAAATTCCAAAGCAGAAGGACTACTATGtcccctgagctctctctctggGCTCTACCCAGGTCTGAGGACACTGCTACTTCATTTGTCCCAGTAAGCACAAGGGATTCCAAGACCCAGGGCCCAGGAAggctcttttcctcctccttaccACTAGGATCACAGGGTTTACAGCCTGGCCTACAAGTAGAACTCCTTGGGAGCCCAAGGAGAACTGACCCAGTCAATTAAGTTGGGAAATTGCTCTCTGAATTTGACATGTCCATCaactcatctctctctccctctctggcttgGTGGACTGAGGCTTCAAGGTTTTTCCTTAATCCATCATAAACTATACTGGGCTTCTCCCACTTCAGAGGCATATTCATTTCTCAGtcattttcagctttattaaaCTAAGCCTTATAAATACCTCATAAAACAGCCCTCATTACTACTCTCCTGCTGGGCTCATGCATTTCCACCCTGGAGCGGTTGCCTAGAAGAGCTGCTAAGGGAATGGGCAGAAAAATCTCCTATTGTGTTGCCTTTGGTGTACCTTGTGTCCCTACTTAGGGTTTTGCTTGTCcctaatttattttccaaaaagtaTGTACATATACTCACAAGTGGAAAGATCCCCTCTATGAAAGTCAGGCTCTATGTGGGTCATTTTCTCCACCCCGAGAAGACCATCTATTAGTCCAGTGCCTTGCTCTGATTGCTCTAACCCACACCAAGAGGAgcccacacacatatgcacaaagaCAGAATTACATTTGGAGACTGGATATCATCTTTAATAATGCCACAGCCCAACATCCTTTTTGTTACTGTAGCATGTtgtgagtgtttgtgtgtgtgtgtgtgttcctgaaCAGATGAAGGGCCagcagagactcccaagcaggtctCAGCCAACAGGTCTACTAAGCAGCTAGAAGACAGTCTCCATAGTGGCACGGAGGCTGGActcctgcttccctttctcttgGGCCACCTGTTGTGCATTCTGATGGTAAAGCTGAGGCCTGTGCCAGCCCAGATTAAAGGGCTTCTTAGCAAAGTTCAATCTTCAGTCCCCAGCCCTCACTGCCTCTGACCAGAGGGATGTCCCTGGGGAAAGTACAGACTGCTAGGCAAAGGTGGACAACCTGGGCCAGCCTTGGTCCCCAGGTCACACTGGGGCAGCACCACAGTGGCCCAGCCCTGGGTGGAGAATCCAGAGCTTCTGGGGCCATTTGATTAGTTCCTCTCAGAGATAATCAGGATGTAGCCTACGCCCTTCCTGAGGCCAGCCAGAGAGGGACAGCCTTGGCCTGTGATGGCCACATGAGCGTCATTTCCAACCCAAACCTAAGAGCCTGCTGTTCGGCCATCTCCACTCTCCAGTTCCTCGCACACCCAGTAGGTCCACAGCCCAGACAAGGGATATCAGCACGGTAGTGAATTGCAAGGAGGCCATGAGAGACCTGGGCTGTGCTGGAACTGCAGCCACGTGCCAGCCTGAAGCCAGCCCTCTCCCCCATGGTCACCGCCAGCCAGAGCTCTTTGAAGTCGGATGGGACCCCCACAGGCAAGGCAGCAAGTTCTTGGCCTGGTGCAGAAGGAGAAAACCAAACTGGCTCCACCGTCCCATTTCCACCTGCTCTGTGCCTTAAAAAGGCAAGGAGCCCAAGTCCCCAGGACAGTGTTATCAGCTGTTGGGGAAGCACCGTTGTCCAGGTGAGGCCTCAGGCCGGAAGCTGTGTTTGTTCAGCGGGCTGGGATAGTAGGTGGTTGTGTACACATTGGTCTGCTGCAGTGGGTAGAAATTGGCTCTGTCATCAGGGATCAGGTTATTCTTGTTCAGGGTCTGTGGAAGAAGGTAGGAACCAGAAagaaaggggtgagggagggatggggaaagGCGACAGGCCAGGGCAAGGAGATCAGGGACCAGCCAGTGAAAAAACATTCTGGCTGCTGACGCAGCTCACGATACCCTGTGCCCTCCCGAGTGCCCAGCCCAGTCATGCCCAGCTCAGGGCCAGAACCACTGCCCCCTTTACCCTGCACTCTGCTTCTACAGTTAGGCTCCCACCTTGAACTCCATGGGCGTGTACTTCTCGTTCTTGGGGGTGCCCCCACCCTTGTAGTGCAGGTGGTTGGGGGTGGCAGGATGGACGAGTGTGGATTCCTGGGACTGGCGCTGGCAGTGCTGGCAGGACAGGTACACCGCCAAGgtcagcagcccagagcccaggaagCAGGAGACACCTGTGGCTACCAGGTGGATAAGACTGAaccctgggagaggcagaggcaagTGGTAAGGAAAGGGCCACTGAGAAGAGAAAAGACTCCTGACTGCCTCCCAGCAGGAAACTCTGAGATCTAAAGAAAGGGCTTTGAGGCCAGAGCCCACGAAAACAGGAAGGCGGGGCAGCCTGCCACCAGGGGCCTCTCTTACGGGACACCTCTGGTTTAGGTCAGAGGAGGCAACCACAGGGTGTGGAGTTGGGTGACTCTTCTTGAATACAGACTTGGTGACCGTCGGCTAGTTGGGGCGGCATGGATGGAAcctcccagcccccgcccccacacgTGGTCTAAAGCAGCCAGGACCTCCACAAGGTTTGTCTCTCTGGAGCAAGAAGTTGAGAAACTCCAGATTTCAGGGTAGGGCTGGTCTCCTCCTTGGGGAGGAGAGGTAGAAAGCATCACGAGGTGGGGCAGGTTCCTTTTACCTCCACAGCTGGTGGCCTCCTCCATGCTGGAGGCAGGCAGGATCACTGCAGGAAGACAAACAGAGAGGGTGTTGgggcagggaggaaagaagggtcCCTCTTGGTCTAGGTATATCTTTACGAAGACCTGTGGGTCAGCGCTGAGCTGTGGGACGGGGCCTGGGGCCTTCATTCCACCCTGTCCCCACTCTCTGAGAATGGGGGGTCAGCCCATTCTCTAGGTGAGAAGGGGCAAAAGCTCAAAGTGTGTGCCCCTCCCACTCTGGTGTTTCATCCTGGACCCACCAAGATTCttcagaaggagaaggaagtgggGGACACGGGGTAGGAAGGGTGGGTGTGAAGGTGCTGGCTTGAGGACCTACCAGGAATCTCGCTGTAGGGGCAGGGGCGGCTCTGGCTGCTGTTTCCAGCACAGGTGCTGGGCCCTGGGACCAGCTCCTCACAGTGCCGGCTGCGGCTTTGGACTCCGTCCTCAGTGCATGCACTCCACTCAGACCACGGTGACCAGCCTTCTGTGGGTTGTGGGCTGGGATGAAGTTAACCGCTCTGGGACCCCCTGGTGGGGATCCGAGGGATCCATAGTGCTCCCCAGCCCTGGCCGGATGTTCTCAATACCTGGGCAAGCCTGTGTAGCACACAGCGCCTCCTCTGTGTGCAGACCAAGACAGATGTCCTCGCCCGGGGAGGGCGCGGGGCTGGTGCAGGAACGTGTTCGTTGATAGTGGCCTCCACCACAAGACGCTGAGCATGGGGACCATGAAGTCCAGCAGGACCAAGCACCCCGCACTGCAAGTGGACAGGGTGTGTGATGGGGGCTGCAGGTGAAGGCACAGCCCAAGACAGTCTTCTACCTTATGGCACCCTAGGCCACCCTGCCCTGGGCCACCCTGGCCCCATCATTTGCACCACCCCACAGCCTACTGTTAAGGATTGCCCCTATCCCCTCAGGGGTGCAGTGGGGAAATGAGGCTGCAAAGGAGACATCAAAAACCAACTCCACCTCAAATCAAGCTCCTTAGCTAGCTAACCTAttagggacagagaagagagtgaCACGAAGGGTGAGAAAAGGCCCTGCTCTGTGGGACAAGCCACTGTATCCAAGTTCAGGGCACAAACTTGCTCTAGGGCCCAGTGGACAGAgctgccaaaaacaaaaacaaaacaaaacaaaacaaaacaacaaaaaaggaggaaGACAAGGTCCTCTGGGCATGGGCTGTAGCTTAGGGGGTCTCCTAGATGGGGATTCCTAAGCGGAAGGTCACCTGGACAAGCCTGGGGATTGCAGTCCTGGTACTCGGCAGCGTCGCCCACGCATGGCAGGCCTCCGTTGCGGGGCTCCGGGTTCGTGCACGTTCTCTTGCGGACACGGAAGCCCAGCTCGCAATCCCGGGAGCAGGACGACCAGGGGCCCCACGCGGCCCAGCCCCCGCTCACAGAGTGCGGGGAAGTGGCCCCGCTGCGCAGGAGATCCTCCACCAGGGCTGGGTGGGGCACGGGTGGGGAGACTGGCCTCAGCGACAGGACACCCAGCggcccccactccctccccacacacagtCCTTCTGGCTCCTTCCAAACCCCGCGATTCACCGCCCGGAGCTCCACCCGACCccggcctcccccagccccgcgcCAGCACTCTGAGCCTGGGAGGGAAGGGGCCGCGCGGCGCTGTACCATCGGTGTCGCAGGCGCCCGAGCCATCCGCGGGGCAGGTTCTGGTCTCCGTCCTCCTCCGGCCAAACTGCAGGCCGTGGGGGTCGGGCAGGGGCGCGCGGCACGTGAAGCGGAAGCGTTGCTCCTGCCGCGCCCCGCCCTGAGTCACGTTCACGGGCAGCCAAGGCGTCCAAGGGGTGTTGCGCCGCACTTCCGGGCAGCCCTCTGGGTTGCACGTCTTGAACTCCTTCGGGATGGGAGCACGTGCTGTCTCGTGACCTACAGCCCCAGGCCGGCCCTGCGCCCCCTCCCGCTCTCCCCTTGGTGCAGGCCCTCCTGCCCGCGCCCCCTCTTCAGGCCCTCACCACGCCGCAGCCTGGGCAGGAGTTGCCGTTCTCACAGGACCGCCGCCGCGATTGCACGCCGCCCCCACAGTTGCTGCTGCACTTGCTCCAGGAACCCCACGACGCCCAGAAAATGGGCACCGGGCAAGGCGTGTTTTCGTTACAGAACCTGAGGGGaagggtgtgtgttgggggcgggggagagcagGCAGCCCCTTCCCTAACAAGAGGTCACTGGGAGTGCAAGCCCGGGAAGGTCAAGAATCCACCGGAACACTCGGAGAATCCAGGCCACTTTCTAGGAAGCCGGGGAGGTCTGGGATCTCAGGGCTAGCTAGCGTCTGAGGAACGTCTGGCCACACCCTCGCTCACCGCTCCTCCCGGCTCTTGCCCACGCAGATTCGGCCCCCGTGGCGGGGAGCAGGGTTGCTGCAACTTCGCTGGCGGACCTGGAATCCGATCCCACAGGACGTGCTGCACAGGGCCCACGAGGACCACGGCGTCCACGCCCCATTCCTGGTGGGGTcagaggggacagggacagaTGACGCTCTGAGTCCTGGCTACCCAGATGTAGTCTGTTTCTGGGCGGGTGGGTTTTATGTTGTCTGGAAGTTGTCAGACAGTGACACAGAAAATATCAGCTCCTAACCAGGCCGTCTCAGGCAGACTTATTTATGTGATCATTTGTTCCTTCATTCCCCAAACATGTGTTGAGAACCTTCTTCCATATATCAGGAGGTGCTCGGGGCTAAGGGCATAGAGATAGGGCATAGGGCATGGAGATACTCACACAGCAAAAGGACACATTCTCTAGAGAAGGCCCCAGTTGCCTTTACAATAGGCAACATTTGTTTCAGCCTTCTTCGTTGTCCAAGCCTTGCACTCAAACCCATGCTCTCTCCCCTGTTCTACATCAACACGCGCTTCGCTCCAACCTCCCACACTATTCACTGTTGTCTACTTTGATTCCAGTTTTCAAGTTCTGGCTGTACCGCTTACTGGCTGTATAAGCCTGGACAAGTTACTGAAAATTTCTGTGCCTTGCAATAATACTCTTATCATTAAAGTAAGGATAATGATTGTATTCCTACCCCCATGAGGTTGTTTTGACAGTCCAATCAATAAACATATATAGAATTGAGTTATTCTAAGAGAGTCCAAGGTTGCACCTAGAGTGGCATTTCCGGATTGGCACCCGGTCTGCCTACTTTACTAACATCCCCTGCTGTCCCTTGTGTTTGGAACAGCAAGGCTTACTGAGGCTGTCGTCTGTGACTCCTGTGCCTGTACAGCCTTTCTCTTTGTATCAAGAGCCCCCACGAGGCAGAGACTTCTCTCCCACTAGAGTCGAAACTCCCCCAAGGCTCATGCTTTAGCTACCTTTCCAGTCCCCTGCACAGCTCTGAAGtggtttctgtctctttgtgGGAACACCTGCCTGAAGATGCCCCATTTCCTCTATTCCACCCTCCTCCAGTCCAAGGCAGGCAGCCACCACCCAAGTCCTGTATCCTCATATACCTGGAACAGTTGGCAATGTGGATGGCTGGCCCCAGGCAGTCTCGGCCCCCACAGCGGGGTCGGGGGGAGTCACAGGCTCGGGCCCGACAAAGGCAAGAGCCCGAATTGTCCCCATCTAAGTGCTCACATGGTTGCCATGGTGACCACTGGCCGAAGCCCCCATCCTGAGTCACATTCCGCACCTGCAAATACATAGCAAACAGGTCACACAAGTCAGGGATAGGGAAGGCACCAGGTCCCAGGGGATATGGGGATTCTGATGGACAGTCACAGCCTGAATCAGGGGGAGAGGTCCCAGGTGGGGAGCATGAAAGGGTTCTCACAGGACACGTGGTTATGTTCTGCGTCCAGAGGCTCATGTTGGAGCTGTCCTCAAGGGTGCTGCAACGTTGCTGCTTCCCGTCCCAGCCGCAGTATGGGTCCCGTGCCCCCAGGCATGCCCTGCCAGACAGAGGTCCTGAGACTCAAGCCAGCTGCCTCTCAGTCTCACCTGCATCCCATTAACACACCTAGGTACTCTCCTCTGGGTGCCCTTATCCATCCAGTCGCCCTTCACAGCAATAACTAAGCTCATTGAACACTTACTGCGTGCCGGGAATCCTTTAAAACACTTTACAAGCATGAATTAATTTAATACAGCAACCCAATGAGgaaggtactgttattatccccacgATATATGCAGGAAACCCAAAGAGCTGGACAAGGATTAAAACCCATGCCTTCCAGAGCCCACACACTTAACCTCGCCTTCCCCAAGCCTGGGTGCCCCATTCTCTTCATCTAGGTCCACTGGAGAAGATGCGGTAAACAGAAATCCAAAGTAGTGTCTGTCACACACTATAATAGAGTCCTAAAACATTAATGATGGAAAGCATCTTAGAGATGGTCtggcccagtggttctcaaccctggctgcacattagaatcactaaagaagctttcaaaaaatattgataccctccccaccccaacaaaAACCTCTGGGGATAGGGAGGTTTTTaaaagttcccaggtgattctaatgggAGCCAAGTTGAGAGTTACCGGGATCCACAGTACAACCTTTTTTTGTTgtacaaaggaagaaacagagagaaggaagaggagtttCCCCCAGATCACGTAAATTGCACACGGCAGAGCTGAAGCTAGCATCCACATGCTTGTGCTGCTCAGGGGCAGGAACCAGAGTCCAGTGTGTTAGCATCATGAGAATGAGCTCAGGCTGCCGGGAGAGGGGTCACACATCCCAGGTCCCCCTTCCTGGTCCCTCAGGGTTGGCCTATCTGCAATGACCCACAAAAGGTAATTGATCACACACCAATGAATGCACCAAGTGCCTCTACTTCTCATATTCTAggcctcctctcttccctttctctttcagaCTTACTCATTGTAtcctttacagtttttttttttttaacaacaacaacaacaacaacaacaacaaattaaatctcagggtgcctggctggctcagtcagaaaagcaacacttgatctcagggtgatgagtttgagcccccgtgttgggcgtagagataactaaaaacaaacaaacaacaaacaaatatgtaaaaataatcaaatgtctACTAGTAAGCcttcaaggaggaaaaaaaagagtatggaaaacattttaaggttatttatttattttgagagaaacagagagagcacaagtcggggaggggcagagagagaggcagacagagatcccaagcaggctctgtgctgtcagcacagagcccgatgcagggctcaacccacaaaaccgtgaaatcatgacctgagccaagatcaagagtcagacgcttaacagactgagccacccaggcaccccgagtgtGGAAATTATAGAATCAGGATTTGCTGTTCATTGCTAAGCAAAGAGAGCATCAGACTCTGGCACCTGAAGGAAGTTCCCTCCAATACCCAGAGAGCCCACTGCCGACCCCAGGGGATACCCTGGAtcctttctgcctcctttccccaGCTTCCACCCTTTTTCCTAGGCCTGGCTGCTCCACTGCAGTGGGCCTGCAAGAGCGGGTCTAGAGAGAGCACTGGGACTGGGGGCAGAAATTGGAAGTTAGGAAGCAGAAAAGCTTTCAGGTAAAGGAGGTTCTGGACGGCAAGGAGGGTGGGGGAGTCCACACCATGACGTGACACTACAGAGTGATTTCTGATTGGCCAAAGGGGCCAAGGGTTAAAGGAATACATGAAAGAGTCAAGGGGTTGCTCTTTTCGGTGTTTTCAGGATAGAATCTCTCTTTTCACTTGAAGCTTCAGGGAAAGTCTCCTGTCGGGTGAGTTCTTTATTTTCAGTGGTTCAACAGACTGTGTCAGGTTCCAGGGACAAAAGAGCTTATATGAGAGACCTTACGAAGAGAGGGTTGAGGCTTCCCCTTGTTGCCAGAGAAGGTTGAAGAAGACAATGATGCCCCTTGCTCAGGCAGCCCCTGGCCTCATGTAAGGGAGGTGATGCCTGGGGCTTCAATGGGCGAGGGCCTTGATGGACCCCAGTAAGCACACTCTGGCCCACCCAGAAATCCAGAACGTTCATCTGTTACTCAAGaatctgtttccattttattcactCAAGAACAATTTGTGTAAATTGTACAATATAAGTGTGTTCATATTTTCATTGGGGATCCAAAGGTTTGATTTGGGGGTGTTTCACCAGCAGAATGAATCAAACTAGACATCATGGGACTAAATGCAGTACATATGCAAAGTAGTCCCAGCAGCATGTGGTTTTGAGATTCTGCTCCTCTGGCTGACATTTGAACCAAATTTGCTGCTAGCAAATTCAACCAATCAGAACTCAATAAAACCCACTCCTGAGGGTATTTCCCTCAGCTCTCAGAAGGCAGTATCAAACTCTAGAAGCAGCTGATGTGGCACTTTGTAAGCTatataaattaaatggaaaaaaagctaTGACTagtgattaataataataataaataagattcTATTCATCAAAAACAAATGTCTGCCAGTAGAGAATATggataaaagcagaaaatctGAATCGGTTTATACAAGATAAAAGCAGTAGAGACTGGAAGATTGCAATTTGCCTCTTGCTACTTCTTTCATCTAGGGTCTAACCAGTTCTAGAacaattgtttccagttttgactGCAAATTAGAATCTCCTGGCgatcttttttaaaagcttcagcaaacaaaataaaaaacccaccTATATCTGGGCCTTCTGGATCAGAGGAGGCCCAGGCACTGGAATCTTTTAAacactccccaggtgattctaaagtATAGCATGGTCGATCATTGCTTTTCTAAGGCTACATTGGTCAGGGTTCTTAAGCTAAGAGATGAAATGTCTTGTCTTTCCAATCCATGacagaataagaaaagaataaggatGGAAGAAAAACACAGATTGGATGCTGGCCCCAaccccctacctcccacccctgccctgcttagGCTCCCTTGCCCTCTCAGCCTGCTCTCAGTTCTCCCAGAGAGGAGACTAGATTCTCCACAGATACACCTGCcctggcctgcccctgcccctgcccctgcccctggctctgGCTGCCTGAGGAAGCTTGCACGACTCCCTTGGAGCCAATGCTTGAGCTCTCTCCTTGTCCACATTTGCTGCTTTGGGCCAAAGACCACTCCAAAGCTTACAGAGCAGGGAAtgttcttaagaaaattaaagctCCAAGGAGAGAATTAAAGTGTGTCTGACTGTAAGAATGGGTAGCAATTGAGAGTTCCTTCCATAGAAGCAGCCATTAGACCGATAATATATTACCATGTCTTTTTTACTGCAGTGTCTTAAGCAGCCATTACAAAAGGGAACAGGTTCATTCCAtgggctgggaggcaggacaGAGATGGATGGTGGATGTTGAAAGCAGGCGGATTCGAGAACCCTGCAGCAATAGTTTCACAATGGGAGCTGTCCAAGGTGGAGCTTGAGAGCAAGTGGCTATTATTTAAGATGGCAGTGGAGGAAAACCCAGATTTCCTgcctgggagggaggtgggaaggagataCTCTGATCCACGTTCCTGAGTGAGCTGGGGTAGGCACCCCCACGTCTCCTCCAGTGCCTCATGAAGGGCAtgctggaaggaggaagggggtggtTCATGCACAAAGCATCTGCTTTTTAGAGCCAGTCAGCAGCTGATTCCCTCTGCTCCACCTCTTGTGAGCCCTGGTCTCTCTCTGGCCAGGCCAGGATCCTGGTCATGCCCTATGGGGCTGAGATTTGCCTGAGTGAAAGGAGAGGGCTGGAGACAAGCCCCTGGATTCCGGGCACAGGAGGGAGCGTGAAGAGGCCTCTGCGCATCCATCCTCACCCTCCTGCCAGTTCTGTTAGGAATGAGGAAAAAGGCATGAAATGTCTATCCTGGGACACAGTAAACCCGTGTGACAATCTGCCCCACAATAGCACAGATTCTCATATAGTGTGATAGTTGGCTTCCAGACTCTGGAGTGCATGGATTGGTGGCTACACAGCCTCACCCTGGTCATTTTATTAACTTTGCAATAATGAGACCTCACATTTTCAGATCCACCTCTAGTTTTATGGCAGGATCTCACTGTACACATCAAAGGTTCAGATCCCAAATTCAGGAGTTCAAACAGGGTGAAAGTATCAGATTCCAAACTGACTTCTTTCTCCCTTGCTGTTCCACCTGGCCATGCTCTGcaccctccctgtcccctctctgcagCACCATGTGAGTGGTGAAATGTCCCAGCGTCTTCCTTCCTCTGGTTCCACTGCAGACCCCATTACTTGATATCCAGCCTGGAGCCGCACTACCTCATGCTGGCCGACCATCTGACCCTGTACAGTGCTGCACGCCACTGTCTCTTTGATGGCTGTCAAACACCTATTCACACTGCCTGTCACTCCACTTCCCCCACTTCAGTGCCTATAGCCACAGATTGGGATCAAATCCTCCCTTGGCATTCTCAGCTGGCCTCAGTACTATTCCTCACTCCTCTCCTGCACCAACCTCCTCTCTCAGGCCAAATAATCAATCTGCTGATGGATCAGTCATGTGTGGAAGGCCATTTTGTGCCTGGGGCTGGGCACGGTCCCCTGGTGAAGTAGAAAAGGTACTGGGACAGTGAGTTTGCCTTCAAGGATTTACAACCTCTTAAAGAACAAGGCacatgtgaggggcacctgggtggctcagtcggttaagcgtccgacctcggctcaggtcatgatctcatggctcgtggggttcaagccccaaattggaatctgtgctgacagctcagagtctggagcctgtttcagattctgtgtctccctctctctctgcccctcccccagtaacactctgcctctctctcaaaaataaattaaaaaaaaacaacaatcatttAAAGAACAAGGCATATGTGAAAAGTTTAATAACAACACACGAGTTAA encodes the following:
- the SEMA5B gene encoding semaphorin-5B isoform X4, which gives rise to MKSRWGFFPPCLDGRPACSRLPLLGQATEWASNEDTRRSCQSKGKTEEECQNYVRVLIVTGRKVFMCGTNAFSPVCSSRQVGNLSRTIEKINGVARCPYDPRHNSTAVISSQGELYAATVIDFSGRDPAIYRSLGSGPPLRTAQYNSKWLNEPNFVAAYDIGLFAYFFLRENAVEHDCGRTVYSRVARVCKNDVGGRFLLEDTWTTFMKARLNCSRPGEVPFYYNELQSAFHLPEQDLIYGVFTTNVNSIAASAVCAFNLSAISQAFNGPFRSQENPRAAWLPIANPIPNFQCGTLPEVGPNENLTERSLQDAQRLFLMSEAVQPVTPEPCVTQDSVRFSHLVVDLVQAKDTLYHVLYIGTESGTILKALSTTSRSLRGCYLEELHVLPPGRREPLRSLRILHSARALFVGLSDGVLRVPLERCAAYRSQGACLGARDPYCGWDGKQQRCSTLEDSSNMSLWTQNITTCPVRNVTQDGGFGQWSPWQPCEHLDGDNSGSCLCRARACDSPRPRCGGRDCLGPAIHIANCSRNGAWTPWSSWALCSTSCGIGFQVRQRSCSNPAPRHGGRICVGKSREERFCNENTPCPVPIFWASWGSWSKCSSNCGGGVQSRRRSCENGNSCPGCGVEFKTCNPEGCPEVRRNTPWTPWLPVNVTQGGARQEQRFRFTCRAPLPDPHGLQFGRRRTETRTCPADGSGACDTDALVEDLLRSGATSPHSVSGGWAAWGPWSSCSRDCELGFRVRKRTCTNPEPRNGGLPCVGDAAEYQDCNPQACPVRGAWSCWTSWSPCSASCGGGHYQRTRSCTSPAPSPGEDICLGLHTEEALCATQACPEGWSPWSEWSACTEDGVQSRSRHCEELVPGPSTCAGNSSQSRPCPYSEIPVILPASSMEEATSCGGFSLIHLVATGVSCFLGSGLLTLAVYLSCQHCQRQSQESTLVHPATPNHLHYKGGGTPKNEKYTPMEFKTLNKNNLIPDDRANFYPLQQTNVYTTTYYPSPLNKHSFRPEASPGQRCFPNS
- the SEMA5B gene encoding semaphorin-5B isoform X2 — translated: MVFLGPLAVTLLPPSLTLLVFHLSSSQDVVTEPSSEQQLCTLREHPTVAFADLKPWVFNFTYPGARDFSQLALDPSRNQLIVGARNYLFRLSLANVSLLQATEWASNEDTRRSCQSKGKTEEECQNYVRVLIVTGRKVFMCGTNAFSPVCSSRQVGNLSRTIEKINGVARCPYDPRHNSTAVISSQGELYAATVIDFSGRDPAIYRSLGSGPPLRTAQYNSKWLNEPNFVAAYDIGLFAYFFLRENAVEHDCGRTVYSRVARVCKNDVGGRFLLEDTWTTFMKARLNCSRPGEVPFYYNELQSAFHLPEQDLIYGVFTTNVNSIAASAVCAFNLSAISQAFNGPFRSQENPRAAWLPIANPIPNFQCGTLPEVGPNENLTERSLQDAQRLFLMSEAVQPVTPEPCVTQDSVRFSHLVVDLVQAKDTLYHVLYIGTESGTILKALSTTSRSLRGCYLEELHVLPPGRREPLRSLRILHSARALFVGLSDGVLRVPLERCAAYRSQGACLGARDPYCGWDGKQQRCSTLEDSSNMSLWTQNITTCPVRNVTQDGGFGQWSPWQPCEHLDGDNSGSCLCRARACDSPRPRCGGRDCLGPAIHIANCSRNGAWTPWSSWALCSTSCGIGFQVRQRSCSNPAPRHGGRICVGKSREERFCNENTPCPVPIFWASWGSWSKCSSNCGGGVQSRRRSCENGNSCPGCGVEFKTCNPEGCPEVRRNTPWTPWLPVNVTQGGARQEQRFRFTCRAPLPDPHGLQFGRRRTETRTCPADGSGACDTDALVEDLLRSGATSPHSVSGGWAAWGPWSSCSRDCELGFRVRKRTCTNPEPRNGGLPCVGDAAEYQDCNPQACPVRGAWSCWTSWSPCSASCGGGHYQRTRSCTSPAPSPGEDICLGLHTEEALCATQACPEGWSPWSEWSACTEDGVQSRSRHCEELVPGPSTCAGNSSQSRPCPYSEIPGFSLIHLVATGVSCFLGSGLLTLAVYLSCQHCQRQSQESTLVHPATPNHLHYKGGGTPKNEKYTPMEFKTLNKNNLIPDDRANFYPLQQTNVYTTTYYPSPLNKHSFRPEASPGQRCFPNS